One stretch of Geoalkalibacter ferrihydriticus DSM 17813 DNA includes these proteins:
- a CDS encoding DUF362 domain-containing protein, whose translation MQTNRAETFGRFDPGRNNPPLKRGEVFVHSLSSWTASVSHLLSAAGLAQQLAGHRTVLLKPNLVEASVPPVTTPVDLTAAVVDFIQAQAPGIRIIIGEGCGSLEYDTPHCFATLGYTELAADRKIELLDLNHAPLIEISHPQCRRWPSMHLPSVLFESFLISLPVLKAHTLAGVTLSMKNMMGAAPPRHYQQGGHWKKAAFHTGIHDAICDLNRYRRPDFTLLDASVGMQKAHLWGPTCDPAPNLLVCGYDPVAVDAYGCGILGLDWRDIGHLAEAHGELGQADPLLPHEI comes from the coding sequence ATGCAGACCAACCGCGCAGAAACATTCGGCCGGTTTGATCCCGGCAGAAACAACCCGCCGCTAAAGCGCGGCGAGGTTTTTGTCCATTCTCTTTCCAGTTGGACCGCAAGTGTGTCACACCTTCTCTCTGCGGCCGGTCTGGCCCAGCAATTGGCCGGCCATCGCACCGTGCTGCTCAAACCCAACCTGGTCGAGGCCAGCGTCCCGCCCGTAACCACCCCTGTCGACCTCACGGCGGCCGTAGTCGACTTCATTCAGGCGCAAGCACCCGGAATACGGATCATTATCGGGGAAGGCTGTGGCTCCCTCGAATACGACACCCCCCACTGCTTCGCAACCCTGGGGTACACTGAACTTGCCGCCGACCGCAAAATCGAACTGCTGGATCTCAATCACGCGCCCCTTATTGAAATCAGCCACCCTCAGTGTCGACGCTGGCCAAGCATGCATCTGCCCTCGGTGCTGTTTGAATCCTTTCTCATTTCTCTCCCGGTCCTCAAGGCGCACACCCTGGCCGGCGTCACCCTGAGCATGAAAAACATGATGGGCGCCGCCCCGCCTCGTCACTACCAGCAGGGCGGCCACTGGAAAAAGGCCGCCTTTCACACGGGAATTCACGACGCCATCTGCGACCTCAACCGCTACCGCAGACCCGACTTCACCCTGCTCGACGCCAGCGTCGGCATGCAGAAAGCCCATCTCTGGGGGCCCACCTGCGATCCGGCGCCCAACCTGCTTGTCTGCGGGTATGACCCGGTTGCCGTGGATGCCTATGGCTGCGGCATTTTAGGGCTGGACTGGCGAGACATCGGCCACCTTGCCGAGGCCCACGGTGAGCTGGGACAAGCAGATCCCTTGCTGCCTCACGAGATCTGA
- a CDS encoding chemotaxis protein CheX: protein MDLKPLIVTATRCVFSTMLMLEVKPDPEDASTEAAFKGGITGMLGFSGDFSGMLSLHCPAEVATGITGSFLGMEIEEIDNDVKDAIGEMVNMLTGSLKEGLAHVGQDIRLAIPTTIVGRSFRIASQKAENRICIPFTLDEGRFFVEVKYRQTT, encoded by the coding sequence GTGGATCTCAAACCTTTGATCGTCACCGCAACCCGGTGCGTCTTTTCCACCATGCTCATGCTTGAGGTCAAGCCCGACCCGGAAGATGCATCCACGGAAGCCGCGTTCAAAGGCGGCATTACGGGCATGCTGGGCTTTTCCGGCGATTTCAGCGGGATGCTCAGCCTGCACTGCCCGGCCGAAGTGGCGACCGGCATCACCGGCAGCTTTCTCGGCATGGAAATCGAAGAAATCGATAATGATGTCAAAGACGCCATCGGTGAGATGGTCAACATGCTCACCGGCAGCCTCAAGGAAGGTCTGGCCCATGTCGGCCAGGATATACGCCTGGCGATTCCTACCACCATCGTCGGGCGCTCCTTTCGCATCGCGAGCCAAAAAGCCGAAAACCGCATCTGCATTCCGTTTACTCTGGATGAAGGCAGGTTTTTCGTCGAAGTGAAATACCGGCAGACCACTTAA
- a CDS encoding response regulator produces MKNILVVDDQASIRQIVKLTLDSEPFHFFEAESGEKALEIAQRENLDLIILDMVMPGGIDGLETLKALKGRQKTRDCPVLILTAKNQQATLDRALEIGASGYLTKPFKIEILRQDVRDLID; encoded by the coding sequence ATGAAAAACATCCTCGTGGTCGATGACCAGGCAAGCATTCGTCAGATCGTAAAGCTCACCCTCGATTCCGAGCCTTTCCACTTTTTTGAAGCGGAAAGCGGGGAAAAAGCGCTCGAGATTGCTCAGCGGGAAAACCTGGACCTCATCATTCTGGATATGGTGATGCCGGGCGGCATCGATGGGCTTGAAACTTTAAAAGCTCTCAAGGGAAGGCAGAAAACGCGTGACTGCCCGGTTCTCATACTAACCGCGAAAAATCAGCAGGCCACGCTCGATCGAGCACTTGAGATCGGTGCGAGTGGTTATCTCACCAAACCCTTCAAGATCGAAATTCTGCGGCAGGATGTCCGAGACTTAATTGATTAG
- a CDS encoding type I restriction endonuclease has translation MTFTEEKLEQAIIALMEKQGYPHHRGDSFTRPPSEVLIKDDLRAYLARRYAGDSITEGEIDSIIRQLETLPANDLYESNRSIHKRIADGFLLKREDRTQKDLYIQLIDYAGLPEQRIPRPGEVETLVAEGEDGYGGSNNIFKIVNQLEIEGTERRIPDAILYVNGLPLVVFEFKSAIREEATIHDAYVQLTNRYCRDIPELMKYNALCVISDGVNSRMGSLFAPYDFFYTWRKVTGNETIEHDGISSLHTMIKGLFDRDRLREVIRHFIYFPDVSKQQVKVVCRYPQFYAARKLYANIKCHRKPEGDGKGGTYFGATGCGKSFTMLFLTRLLMKSVDFESPTIVLITDRTDLDDQLSGQFTGAKNYIGDQTVVSVESREQLRDLLKGRNSGGXPAPKTTLATRPSSASRAASNCATCSKAATAAGSFSPPFINLLRTPCCSPNAATSSASPTRRTAARSTSTRRCG, from the coding sequence ATGACGTTCACCGAGGAAAAGCTCGAGCAGGCGATCATCGCCCTGATGGAAAAGCAGGGCTACCCGCACCACCGGGGCGATTCCTTCACCCGCCCGCCGAGCGAGGTGCTGATCAAAGATGACCTGCGCGCCTACCTCGCCAGACGCTACGCCGGCGACAGTATCACCGAAGGCGAGATCGACAGCATCATCCGCCAGCTCGAGACCCTCCCCGCCAACGACCTCTACGAATCCAACAGATCCATCCACAAGCGCATTGCCGACGGCTTCCTTCTCAAGCGCGAAGACCGCACCCAGAAAGACCTCTACATCCAGCTCATCGACTACGCGGGACTGCCCGAGCAGCGGATTCCCCGGCCTGGCGAGGTGGAAACCCTGGTGGCTGAAGGCGAGGACGGCTACGGCGGGTCCAACAACATCTTCAAGATCGTCAATCAGCTGGAAATCGAGGGGACGGAGAGACGCATCCCCGACGCCATCCTCTACGTCAACGGCCTGCCGCTGGTGGTCTTCGAGTTTAAGAGCGCCATCCGCGAAGAGGCGACCATCCATGATGCCTACGTGCAGCTCACCAACCGCTACTGCCGCGACATCCCCGAGCTGATGAAGTACAACGCCCTGTGCGTGATCTCCGACGGGGTCAACTCGCGCATGGGCTCACTCTTCGCCCCCTACGACTTCTTTTACACCTGGCGCAAAGTCACCGGCAACGAGACCATTGAGCATGACGGCATCAGCTCTCTGCACACCATGATCAAGGGGCTCTTCGACAGGGACCGCCTGCGCGAGGTGATCCGCCATTTCATCTATTTTCCCGATGTCTCCAAGCAGCAGGTTAAGGTCGTCTGCCGCTACCCGCAGTTCTACGCCGCGCGCAAGCTCTACGCGAACATCAAGTGCCACCGTAAGCCGGAAGGCGACGGCAAGGGCGGAACCTACTTCGGCGCCACCGGCTGCGGAAAGAGCTTCACCATGCTCTTTCTCACCCGGTTGCTGATGAAGAGCGTCGATTTCGAAAGCCCGACCATTGTGCTGATCACCGACCGCACCGATCTCGACGATCAGCTCTCGGGCCAGTTCACCGGCGCCAAAAACTACATTGGCGACCAGACCGTCGTCAGCGTCGAGAGCCGCGAGCAACTGCGCGACCTGCTCAAAGGCCGCAACAGCGGCGGGGNACCGGCGCCAAAAACTACATTGGCGACCAGACCGTCGTCAGCGTCGAGAGCCGCGAGCAACTGCGCGACCTGCTCAAAGGCCGCAACAGCGGCGGGGTCTTTCTCACCACCATTCATAAATTTACTGAGGACACCTTGCTGCTCACCGAACGCAGCAACGTCATCTGCATCTCCGACGAGGCGCACCGCAGCCAGGTCAACCTCGACCAGAAGGTGCGGGTGA
- a CDS encoding response regulator, with protein MNRIVIADDSETARMFIRRCLEIIGLRDAEFIEAENGREALQRAKEAPTDLLVSDLNMPVMDGATLLKWVKTSPRLTALPVLIITSAGNPAKEKELLELGAFAVLNKPVAPAPLLKVLAPLLPQENNDVS; from the coding sequence GTGAATCGCATTGTGATCGCCGACGACTCGGAAACCGCCCGCATGTTCATCCGCCGCTGCCTGGAAATCATCGGCCTGCGCGACGCTGAATTCATCGAGGCGGAAAACGGCCGCGAGGCCCTGCAGAGGGCCAAGGAAGCGCCCACCGACCTGCTGGTCTCCGACCTCAACATGCCGGTGATGGATGGCGCCACCCTGCTCAAGTGGGTCAAGACCAGCCCCAGGCTCACGGCATTGCCGGTCCTGATCATCACCAGCGCCGGCAACCCGGCCAAGGAAAAAGAACTGCTTGAATTGGGCGCCTTTGCCGTGCTCAACAAACCCGTGGCGCCGGCGCCGTTGCTCAAGGTTCTTGCGCCCCTGCTGCCCCAGGAGAACAACGATGTCTCATGA
- a CDS encoding sigma-54-dependent transcriptional regulator: protein MRSILLVDNDRLGRETLAVMLRKEIGCPVLEADSPEEALESLDGQEISLLISDLFAPKDLGVELVKAVLRKNPEVVSVVMLPAGNREAVVKTLQAGALFYLNKPTDLDEAIIVTARSLEHYDLLVHKEKRGPKIRKTEGFHGIIGQSSAMQTLFNIIERVAEDGESTVLIQGESGTGKEMVAKAVHAFSPRAGKNFVPLNCAAIPDDLLESELFGYVKGAFTGANQSKQGRIQYAEGGTLFLDEIGDMKPALQAKLLRVLQEKEFEPVGGLKPVRADVRIVAATHRNLEDSVKKGLFREDLYYRLSVVPLQIPPLRERKEDIALLIEKFMQVYNRGRKRALAGFTGEALAALQNYAWPGNVRELENLVQRLAILHAEGLVSTADLPEKYRAGFDGVAPEVVSAPVLSSNPVRSAAPAAQIPVREADAPSTDGEVEALENQADFNTLVSDFEDRLILQALTRTGGNKKEAAELLNLKRTTLLEKIKKKQLDSFLARVGRNKD from the coding sequence TTGCGATCCATTCTGCTCGTTGATAATGACCGCCTCGGCCGAGAAACCCTCGCCGTGATGCTGCGCAAGGAGATCGGCTGTCCGGTGCTGGAGGCCGACTCGCCCGAGGAGGCGCTGGAATCCCTCGACGGGCAGGAAATCTCCTTGTTGATCAGCGACCTGTTCGCGCCCAAGGATCTTGGCGTCGAGCTGGTCAAGGCGGTGCTGCGCAAGAACCCCGAGGTGGTTTCGGTGGTCATGCTGCCCGCCGGCAATCGCGAGGCAGTGGTCAAGACTCTGCAAGCCGGTGCGCTGTTTTACCTCAACAAGCCGACCGATCTGGATGAAGCGATCATCGTCACCGCCCGCAGCCTGGAGCACTATGATCTGCTGGTCCACAAGGAAAAGCGCGGGCCGAAAATCCGCAAGACCGAAGGTTTTCACGGCATCATCGGCCAGTCGTCGGCAATGCAGACGCTATTCAACATCATTGAGCGGGTTGCCGAGGACGGCGAGAGCACGGTTCTCATCCAGGGCGAAAGCGGCACCGGCAAAGAGATGGTGGCCAAGGCGGTGCATGCCTTCAGCCCCCGCGCCGGTAAGAATTTCGTGCCCCTCAACTGCGCGGCGATCCCCGACGATCTGCTCGAAAGTGAACTTTTCGGCTACGTCAAGGGTGCCTTTACCGGTGCCAACCAGTCGAAGCAGGGACGTATCCAGTATGCCGAAGGCGGCACCCTGTTTCTCGATGAAATCGGTGACATGAAACCGGCTTTGCAGGCCAAGTTGCTGCGGGTGCTGCAAGAAAAAGAATTCGAGCCGGTCGGTGGGCTCAAACCTGTACGTGCCGATGTGCGCATTGTTGCGGCGACCCACCGCAATCTTGAGGACTCGGTGAAAAAGGGATTATTCCGCGAGGATCTTTACTATCGCTTGAGCGTTGTGCCCTTGCAGATTCCGCCTCTGCGCGAACGCAAGGAAGACATTGCGCTGCTCATCGAAAAATTCATGCAAGTGTATAATCGCGGCCGCAAGCGGGCCCTGGCCGGGTTTACCGGTGAGGCCCTGGCGGCGCTGCAAAATTATGCCTGGCCCGGCAACGTGCGTGAGTTGGAAAATCTGGTGCAGCGCCTGGCGATTCTGCATGCCGAAGGCCTGGTCAGCACCGCCGACCTGCCGGAAAAATATCGGGCCGGCTTCGATGGAGTGGCTCCCGAAGTGGTCTCGGCCCCGGTGTTGAGTTCGAACCCGGTGCGGAGTGCGGCGCCTGCGGCGCAGATTCCCGTGCGCGAAGCCGATGCGCCGAGCACCGATGGCGAGGTGGAGGCCCTGGAGAATCAGGCCGATTTCAATACCCTGGTGAGCGATTTTGAAGATCGCCTCATTCTGCAAGCTCTGACCCGTACCGGCGGCAACAAGAAAGAAGCGGCCGAGCTGCTGAATCTCAAGCGCACCACCCTTCTGGAAAAAATCAAGAAAAAGCAGCTCGACAGTTTTCTGGCTCGCGTCGGGCGCAATAAAGACTGA
- a CDS encoding type I restriction enzyme endonuclease domain-containing protein, with protein sequence MLLTERSNVICISDEAHRSQVNLDQKVRVTENGVRRTYGFAKYLHDSLPNATYVGFTGTPIDATLDVFGDVVDAYTMTESVKDGITVRIVYEGRAAKVILDNQKLKEIEGYYDQCAEAGASEYQIEKSKKASASMSTILGDPDRIKALALDFVHHHEKRLEEGATVKGKAMFVSSKREIAYALWKELIDLRPEWNRVLACEEGAQLTEREQQTIKPMERVKMIMTRGQDDPKELYDLLGTPEYRKELDRQFKNEKSNFKIAIVVDMWLTGFDVPFLDTIYIDKPIQRHNLIQTISRVNRKFEGKEKGLVVDYIGIKKQMNLALAHYNKADKQNIEEIAQSIVVVRDHLDLLNRMFHRFDTTPYDSGSPVEQLNCLNNAAEYVQITDKIEKRFMQLVKRLKAAYDICCGSEEITQAERDKIHFYLAIRSIVLKLTKGNAPDTAQMNAKVREMIEEALKSDGVEEVFKMGEDKAGAVDLFDADYLAKIEKIKLPNTKIKILQHLLAKAIDDFRKINKAKGTDFSKKFKALVDAYNERKEDPTYLGEVYEDITNEIVDMIRALKKEMEAGEDLGIDIEEKAFYDILKGLTVKYEFTYPEEKLIALAQAVKQVVDDKARYTDWSQRDDIKAELKVDLILKLAEFGYPPVDRDEVYKEIFEQAENFKKYRAGA encoded by the coding sequence TTGCTGCTCACCGAACGCAGCAACGTCATCTGCATCTCCGACGAGGCGCACCGCAGCCAGGTCAACCTCGACCAGAAGGTGCGGGTGACCGAGAACGGGGTCAGGCGCACCTACGGCTTCGCCAAATACCTGCACGACTCGCTGCCCAACGCCACCTACGTCGGTTTCACCGGCACCCCCATCGACGCCACCCTCGATGTCTTCGGCGACGTGGTCGATGCCTACACCATGACCGAATCGGTCAAAGACGGTATCACCGTGCGCATCGTCTACGAGGGACGCGCCGCCAAGGTCATCCTCGACAACCAGAAGCTCAAGGAGATCGAGGGCTATTACGACCAGTGCGCCGAAGCCGGCGCCAGCGAGTACCAGATCGAAAAAAGCAAGAAAGCAAGCGCCAGCATGTCGACCATCCTCGGCGACCCCGACCGCATCAAAGCGTTGGCCCTCGACTTCGTCCACCACCATGAAAAACGGCTGGAGGAAGGGGCCACCGTCAAGGGCAAGGCGATGTTCGTCTCCAGCAAGCGCGAGATCGCCTACGCCTTGTGGAAAGAGCTGATCGACCTGCGCCCCGAGTGGAACAGGGTATTGGCCTGCGAAGAGGGCGCGCAGCTCACAGAGCGAGAGCAGCAGACCATCAAGCCGATGGAGCGGGTCAAGATGATCATGACCCGGGGGCAGGACGATCCCAAAGAGCTGTACGACCTGCTCGGCACGCCGGAGTACCGCAAGGAGCTCGACCGGCAGTTCAAGAACGAAAAATCCAACTTCAAGATCGCCATTGTCGTCGATATGTGGCTGACCGGCTTCGACGTTCCTTTCCTCGACACCATCTACATCGACAAGCCGATCCAGCGCCACAACCTGATCCAGACCATCTCCCGGGTTAACCGCAAGTTCGAGGGGAAGGAGAAGGGGCTGGTGGTCGACTACATCGGCATCAAGAAGCAGATGAACCTGGCCCTGGCCCACTACAACAAGGCCGACAAGCAGAACATCGAGGAAATCGCTCAATCCATCGTCGTGGTGCGCGACCACCTTGATCTGCTGAACCGCATGTTCCACCGCTTCGACACCACCCCCTACGACAGCGGAAGCCCCGTGGAACAGCTCAATTGCCTCAACAACGCCGCCGAGTACGTCCAGATCACCGATAAGATCGAGAAACGCTTCATGCAGCTGGTCAAGCGCCTGAAGGCGGCCTACGACATCTGCTGCGGTTCGGAAGAAATCACCCAGGCCGAGCGCGACAAGATCCACTTCTATCTGGCAATCCGCTCCATCGTCCTCAAGCTCACCAAAGGCAACGCCCCCGATACCGCCCAGATGAACGCCAAGGTGCGGGAGATGATCGAGGAGGCGCTGAAGAGCGACGGCGTGGAAGAGGTCTTCAAGATGGGCGAGGATAAGGCCGGCGCGGTCGATCTTTTCGACGCGGACTACCTGGCCAAGATCGAGAAGATCAAGCTGCCCAACACCAAGATCAAGATCCTGCAGCATCTGCTCGCCAAAGCTATCGACGACTTCAGGAAGATCAACAAGGCCAAGGGAACCGACTTTTCAAAAAAGTTCAAGGCGCTGGTCGACGCCTATAACGAGCGCAAGGAAGACCCCACCTACCTGGGCGAAGTCTACGAGGACATCACCAACGAGATCGTCGACATGATCCGCGCCCTGAAAAAGGAGATGGAGGCGGGGGAAGACCTCGGAATCGACATTGAAGAAAAGGCCTTCTACGACATTCTGAAGGGGCTGACGGTCAAGTACGAGTTCACCTATCCCGAGGAAAAGCTCATCGCTCTGGCCCAAGCCGTGAAGCAGGTGGTGGATGACAAGGCCAGGTACACCGACTGGAGTCAGCGCGACGACATCAAGGCCGAGCTGAAGGTCGATTTAATCCTGAAATTGGCGGAGTTCGGCTATCCGCCGGTGGATCGGGATGAAGTTTACAAAGAGATTTTTGAGCAGGCGGAGAATTTTAAGAAGTACCGGGCTGGTGCCTAA
- a CDS encoding chemotaxis protein CheX translates to MSHDMPARVEQAMLEAVSTTLENMAFMDIQPLREPHDCQSHERVFRARLLVKDPLQGELYLLMPEELLREIAAGIYAAPPQDLASAKLSDILTELLNTIAGLFLARVLPANQTFELGLPEIGEIECRKLEPTLLQWHFQADRGHFCLGAEGDSWRRLLSE, encoded by the coding sequence ATGTCTCATGACATGCCCGCCCGCGTGGAGCAGGCCATGCTCGAGGCGGTCAGCACCACCCTCGAAAACATGGCGTTCATGGACATTCAGCCACTGCGCGAACCGCATGACTGTCAGAGCCATGAACGGGTGTTCCGCGCCCGCCTGCTGGTCAAGGATCCCCTGCAGGGTGAGCTGTACCTGCTCATGCCCGAGGAGTTGCTGCGCGAAATCGCCGCGGGCATCTATGCCGCGCCGCCGCAGGACTTGGCGAGCGCGAAACTCTCCGACATTCTAACGGAACTGCTCAACACCATCGCCGGGTTGTTCCTCGCGCGAGTACTTCCCGCCAATCAGACCTTTGAGCTGGGCCTGCCCGAGATCGGTGAAATCGAATGCAGAAAGCTCGAACCGACCCTTCTGCAATGGCACTTTCAGGCCGACCGGGGCCATTTCTGCCTGGGCGCCGAGGGCGATTCCTGGCGACGGCTCCTGAGCGAATAA
- a CDS encoding response regulator: MATSVLIIDDSNTMRKIVQRSLRQAGFEFGKILEAGDGQEALSVLAAEQVDLILSDINMPNMDGLEFLRQKAANDDIKDIPVVMITTEAGTDILGEAKALGAKGSIKKPFTADQVQDVLGGLI, translated from the coding sequence ATGGCCACAAGCGTACTGATCATCGATGATTCCAACACCATGCGCAAAATCGTACAGCGCTCCCTGCGTCAGGCCGGTTTTGAATTCGGCAAGATCCTCGAAGCCGGCGACGGCCAGGAAGCCCTGTCGGTTCTGGCCGCCGAGCAGGTCGATCTGATTCTGTCCGACATCAACATGCCCAACATGGACGGGCTGGAGTTTTTGCGCCAGAAAGCGGCCAACGACGACATCAAGGACATTCCCGTGGTCATGATCACCACCGAGGCGGGCACTGACATCCTTGGCGAAGCCAAGGCGCTGGGCGCCAAAGGCAGCATCAAGAAACCCTTCACTGCCGACCAGGTACAGGACGTCCTCGGCGGTCTTATCTAA
- the tadA gene encoding tRNA adenosine(34) deaminase TadA, with protein sequence MTIDPAQQSQDLMFMELALGEARRAEALGEVPIGALVVESGRIVGRGCNYRETSNDPTTHAEMLAIREAAAALNSWRLLDTTLYVTLEPCVMCMGAIILARIPRLVFACRDPRAGAVGSIYDFSQDPRFNHRVAVTEGVLQQECSALLSGFFRRLREDKRRKRAET encoded by the coding sequence ATGACGATTGACCCCGCGCAGCAGTCCCAAGATCTGATGTTCATGGAGCTGGCGCTGGGCGAGGCGCGGCGGGCCGAGGCGCTGGGCGAAGTACCCATCGGCGCGCTTGTCGTTGAAAGTGGGCGGATTGTCGGGCGTGGCTGCAATTACCGCGAAACCAGCAATGATCCGACCACCCATGCCGAGATGCTGGCAATCCGCGAGGCGGCTGCCGCGCTCAATTCCTGGCGTTTGCTCGACACCACCCTGTATGTGACTCTGGAACCCTGTGTCATGTGCATGGGCGCGATTATTCTGGCGCGCATTCCGCGGCTGGTGTTTGCCTGTCGCGATCCGCGCGCCGGCGCCGTCGGCTCCATATACGATTTTTCCCAGGATCCGCGCTTCAATCATCGCGTGGCGGTGACCGAAGGCGTCTTGCAGCAGGAGTGCAGCGCGCTGCTCAGCGGCTTTTTTCGTCGGTTGCGCGAGGACAAGCGCCGAAAGCGAGCCGAGACTTGA
- a CDS encoding chemotaxis protein CheX, whose product MDLAKTISDATREIFETMIMTEVIPGEPRNEGSQKYSCTVSGMVGLAGLFKGMIAIHTPDAVAMSITSSFLGMDVDEVNEDVTDAIGELANMLAGSVKMVLSQNGKDITLSIPSTITGEEYCINCILDTDRVIMPFTLGEGQFLVEIQVEKQA is encoded by the coding sequence GTGGATCTGGCAAAAACCATCAGCGACGCCACTCGGGAAATCTTCGAGACAATGATCATGACCGAGGTCATTCCCGGCGAACCCCGCAACGAGGGTTCGCAAAAATACAGCTGCACGGTCTCAGGCATGGTCGGACTGGCGGGCCTGTTTAAAGGAATGATCGCCATTCACACCCCCGACGCCGTGGCCATGTCCATCACCAGCAGCTTTCTCGGCATGGATGTGGACGAAGTCAATGAAGATGTCACCGACGCCATCGGCGAGTTGGCCAACATGTTGGCGGGATCGGTGAAAATGGTCTTGTCGCAAAACGGCAAGGATATTACCCTGTCCATTCCCTCGACGATCACCGGCGAGGAGTATTGCATCAACTGCATTCTCGACACGGATCGCGTAATCATGCCTTTCACCCTGGGCGAAGGACAGTTTTTGGTGGAAATTCAGGTGGAAAAACAGGCCTGA
- a CDS encoding FAD-dependent oxidoreductase — translation MLNFDELEQGFSEEEALEEARRCLKCKNPACVKGCPIENRIPDIIRAIEAKDYQRAIDIINENSNLAIICARVCPHNEQCEGACVLGRKGQGIRISKLERFLAEKEMELALNRLRGKVAVIGSGPAGLSVAAILSKQNYRVTIFEAQQKAGGVLRLGIPEYRLPNEVVDKQIEIVRNLGARLETGVTIGEDLTLDQLFAMGYQAVFIGTGTGLARKLGVEGESLPGAMQAIYFLETLSLIRDGSLPNSPYPVQPGDSVLVVGAGNVAVDAARSALRLGAQQVEVVDIVPEKERRASDKEYEEALHEGINFHFERSVVRILGKDRVEGVVLQNFARQLSGRESVILPVPGTEQERPCDKVIIAIGQKPFARIVSTTTGIKTSTQGYVLTETQPYYGMTTREGVFAAGDVVHEPQTVILAMREARRVAEAIDVWLQRGKEAQQG, via the coding sequence TTGCTCAATTTCGACGAACTCGAACAAGGCTTCAGCGAAGAAGAAGCGCTGGAAGAGGCGCGCCGCTGCCTCAAATGCAAAAATCCCGCCTGCGTTAAGGGCTGTCCCATCGAAAACCGCATCCCCGATATCATCCGCGCCATCGAGGCCAAGGACTATCAAAGGGCCATCGACATCATCAATGAAAACAGCAACCTGGCCATCATCTGCGCGCGCGTCTGCCCGCACAACGAGCAATGCGAGGGCGCCTGCGTACTGGGTCGCAAAGGCCAGGGCATCAGGATCAGCAAACTTGAGCGCTTTCTTGCCGAAAAGGAGATGGAACTGGCTCTCAACCGCCTGCGCGGCAAGGTGGCGGTGATCGGCTCGGGTCCGGCGGGACTCTCGGTGGCGGCGATCCTCTCCAAGCAGAACTACCGCGTCACCATTTTCGAAGCACAGCAAAAGGCCGGTGGGGTGCTGCGGCTCGGCATCCCCGAATACCGTCTGCCTAATGAGGTGGTCGATAAGCAGATCGAGATCGTGCGCAACCTTGGAGCACGCCTGGAAACCGGCGTGACCATCGGAGAGGACCTGACCCTTGATCAGCTCTTCGCCATGGGCTATCAGGCGGTGTTCATCGGCACCGGCACCGGCCTGGCGCGCAAGCTCGGTGTTGAAGGCGAGAGCTTGCCCGGCGCCATGCAGGCCATCTACTTTCTCGAAACCCTGAGCCTGATCCGCGACGGCAGCCTGCCGAACAGCCCCTACCCGGTTCAGCCGGGCGACAGCGTGCTGGTTGTGGGCGCCGGCAATGTCGCCGTCGATGCCGCGCGTTCGGCCCTCAGACTCGGCGCCCAGCAGGTCGAGGTGGTCGATATCGTGCCCGAAAAGGAGCGGCGCGCCAGTGACAAGGAATACGAAGAAGCATTGCACGAAGGGATAAATTTTCATTTTGAACGCAGCGTCGTGCGGATTCTCGGCAAGGACCGGGTGGAAGGCGTGGTGTTGCAGAACTTTGCGCGTCAGCTTAGCGGACGGGAGAGCGTGATCCTGCCGGTTCCCGGGACGGAACAGGAACGGCCCTGCGACAAGGTGATCATCGCCATCGGCCAGAAGCCCTTCGCGCGCATCGTCTCGACCACCACCGGCATCAAGACCAGCACCCAGGGCTACGTCCTCACCGAAACCCAACCCTACTACGGCATGACCACCCGCGAAGGCGTTTTCGCTGCCGGCGACGTGGTGCATGAACCGCAAACCGTGATTCTCGCCATGCGCGAAGCGCGACGCGTGGCTGAGGCGATCGATGTCTGGCTGCAGCGGGGCAAGGAGGCGCAGCAGGGATGA